A stretch of DNA from Proteiniborus sp. DW1:
ATGCCAGCAGCCCCAACCATAGGGTTGTACTTTTTCTTCACAAATAGGTTTAAGAATTTTGCAAATAAAACTCCGCCCGCTGTATCAAATACGAAGGCAAATAGTCCTAGTGCTAGTATCATCAATGTCTCTTTTCTTAAAAATTCTGAGGCATGCATTGTAGAACCAATAGTGATACCTAAAAGCAATGTCACTAGATTTGCTAATTCATTTTGAGCAGATTTTGAAAGCCTTTCTAGAACTCCTGATTCTCTAATTAGATTTCCAAACATTAATAATCCAACTAGTGTAACACTAATAGGCGCTATGATTCCAGCTATAATTGTAACTAAAATAGGGAAAAGTATCTTTACTGTCTTAGAAACCTTTACATCCCTATATTCCATTCTTATCATTCTTTCCTTTTTTGTAGTCAATAGTTTTATTACTGGTGGCTGAATTAAAGGAACTAGGGCCATGTATGAATAGGCTGCTACTGATATGGCTCCGAAGTATTTAGGCGAAAACTTATTGGCAACAAAAATTGAAGTTGGTCCATCAGCTGCTCCTATAATGCCTATGGCTGCAGCATCATTGATATCAAAGCCAAGTCCTAGTGCGAATAATAATGTCATAAATATTCCAAACTGAGCAGCAGCTCCAAAGAAAAGCATAGAAGGCATTTTTAAAAGTGGCTCAAAATCAATCATTGCCCCTACTGCAATAAATATTAATGCAGGAAATAGTTCAGTAGTTATACCTGCACTTTTTAGTATCCCTAGTACGCCCTCTGGTCCTGCTATACTAGGTACACCCTCGATAACAGGAAGATTAGTTAATATTGCCCCGAAGCCAATAGGTAAAAGAAGCATTGGCTCAAAATCCTTTTTTATTGCTAGGTATATTAAAATACCACCTACAATAAACATCCCTACATTTGCCAATTCAAGGCTTTTGATTCCCATTGTTAGTTGTTCCAAGTCTATTTCCCCCTCTTTTGTTTTATATGTAAAGATTTTCATTTAAAGATTAAAGTGTCTAAATTCTTGTTACAAATAATTAGATATGGCTTTTATATTCTTGTAAAACGTTTTCCCGATAACTGCTCCCTTTTATTGTTTCTTATGGCTATAATTATAATATTGTATGGGTATTTTTACAACATTTATTAATATTTTATATCATATTGTTAATATGATAGTTGTAGATATGCTTTTAGTTGAAAACTACTTAGGGGGATTTTTATGCACTTCTATAACTTGGTTATTATTGCTGCTGCTTTAGGATTAGATGCCTTTAGCATTGCATTTTCTATAGGTCTTAACAAAAAAACAAATAGGAGAAAGGCTCTTGTAATAATAGTAGTTTTTGGCTTTTTTCAATTTTTATTTGTCACAATGGGTGGTTGCTTTGGTGGACTATTTAAGATGTACATATTTCACTTATCATCTAGACTTGGGGGGATCATTGTCTTTTTAGTTGGTATCTTAATGTTTAAGGAAGGTCTTTCAAAGGAAGAAAGACTAGATAATTTCAACTTTATAATAATTGTACTTCTTGGCATGTGTGTAAGTATTGATGCTCTAGTTATAGGCTTTACTTTATTTAGTGATTTCAATATAGAAACTCTTATAGTGAAAAATTCTTCTGTTGTAGGACTTATATGCTCTTTACTTACTGCAATAGGTCTCATAATCAGTAGAAAAGCTCGAAAAAATTTTTTCCTTAATGAATATGCTACTCTTTTTGGAGGAATTATATTAATGCTGTTTGGAATCAAAATGGCTATATGCTAATTTAATTTTTAAAACTACAAACTTTACCAAAATGTTGGCATTGTAACCCACCTATAACTAAATTTACTAGGTTTACTAAAGACATAATTACACATAATACTACTACAAAGCATTAAATAACCAATGAAGGGAGGATAACAATGGCTAACAATAATAACAATAATAGAATAGTAGTTCCTGAAGCTCGTCAAGCTCTTAATCAAATGAAGACTGAAATAGCTAACGAACTTGGTCTAAGCAACTATGAAGCCCAAGATAAAGGAAATCTTTCTTCTAGACAAAATGGTTATGTTGGTGGATATATGACTAAGAGATTAGTAGAAATGGCTCAAAGAAATATGAGTGGTAGATAGTATTGAATGAAACTTCCATATAATATAGTATAATATAATATGATGAATATAAAAAAACAAAGGTAACTTTATGGCTACCTTTGTTTTTTTGCTTAAGTAAAATTTACAGTTTATTATTCTGCTGGCGGTGTAAATACACGCGCTGCTAATTCTTGGTCTAGTGCATATAATGCATGATTGTCATTGCCTATTCTTTGTAGCCTTTTGATTATATTTTTCATGCTTGACTCCTCTTCTACTTGCTCATCTATGAACCATTTTAAGAAGCTCATAGTAGCATGTTCTCTCTCTTCAGTAGCCATATCCATTAAGTTGTAAATTCTCTTAGTAACTTCTTTTTCATGAGCTAAAGCAGTTTCAAATACATCAATGTAAGATTTGAATTGGTTTTGAGGTTCACTTATAGCTTGTATAGTTGCCCTTTCGTCCATCTCATTGATAAAATTATAGAATTTCATAGCATGGAATCTCTCTTCTTCTGCTTGAACTATAAAGAAATGTCCAAAACCGCTTAAATCCTGATCCTCAAAGTATGCTGCCATAGCAAGATAATAATGTGCTGATAAATACTCAAAATTCATTTGATCATTTAATGCTTTTGCTAGTTTTTCTGATAACATATTTTCCCTCCTAAGCATCTATATATATTTATAAGGTTTTCGCTTGTGCACTGTTTATATACCCAGCTTGTTATTAATTAATCAAATTTCTAAATATGTTCCTAATCCATTAAAACTATATTGAGCCTTTCATATGTCCATAGTTCTACTCTATCGTTTTTTGGCAATTTATTATCTGCATAGAATTTAAGAATAGCAGACCTAAGCCCATTACCAAATATTCCGTCAATAGCGCCATGATAGTAGCCAAGTTGCCTTAGCCTTTTCTGAACCTCTTGTACATCTGCTCCTCTATCCCCATGCATGAGAACTCTAAAACCATGATTAAAGGGACCATAAGGTCCTCCGACAATGGCTATACTAGTGCCTAGCTTTACAATACTATAAAGCTCTTCCACATCTCTATTATTCATTCTTATACAGCCTGCAGAAGCATTGAAGCCAATGGATTGAGGCTTAGTTGTTCCATGTATTCCGTATGTACCCCAGGGTACATTTAACCCTAACCATCTGGTCCCAAATCCCTCTCCCCACATACCTTTATGTACTATCTTAAAACTACCTATGGGAGTAGGGCTTTCTTTTTTTCCTGTGGCTACGACATACTTCTTTACTACTTCGTTAGTGTCTGTATCTATTAAATATAGCAATTTTGAATCTATCTCAATAAGTATAGATAAATTTCTTTTTCTCAAATCATCTATTTCGTTATATGTCTCTACAAGCTTTGCACCTTTGTATTTAGTGCTAGAAGTATTCATATTAGTTATAATAAAGTCTCCTATAAGAAGAACTGCTAATATGCATAGAAATCCTATAATGACTCTTATATTGCGCTTGGACATATATGGACCCCTCCCTATTATATTTTATTATATGGGGAAAAGGGGGGAAATAAAACTTGTACTGAGAAGAAAATTAGGATATGAATGCCATATTCCTGAGTATTAATAAGTGAGGAAATCTCATATTTCTTAACCATTGATTTTACTAAAATTTAACAGATACAAAAAGGAGGTTCACCACAGCATGTCGATATCCTCCCTTTATGTGCTGTATGTACTTCAGCTATAACTTCACTTGCTCTTCAAAAAAAATTGCTTATTACATCTATACGTGGCTCCATATAAAGTTCTTTCCCTAAATCTACTGTTGTTCATAAAATAGCTTATTTGCTTGTTATATTAATCTAAACCCTCTCAAGCCCATCTAAATTAAAATAAACATTCCTTGCTCTAAAAGGAGAGGGATATATATATTGTAACTTCAATTTTTCGAAATCACTTATTCTCCTTGAATGATAATAGGGCTTATCGAACCTTAATTTGTTATCTCTAATCCATTCTGGAACTTCAATGCCATGAACTTGTAGGTAGTAGTCAATTAAAGCTGATACCTTTGTTAAAAATTTTAATTCTTTATCAGTACATAATTTAGTAATTTGCGTATGACAAGGGGACGTTTAACCTGTCTTGCATTATGTTCCTCTTAATTACTTCTTTCCCTATTTTTATACTCTAGACATTATCATTATTGATAGTATTCATGTGACCGGTAAAACCTTCTACTGTCTTAAAATATATTCTAACTAACTCTGTATCAGTAAAAGAACTATGTCCTTGATATTCGTTTAAATGCTGCACATAGCTACTCTATATATAATCTTCTGGTTTGATTATCTTTCCCAGTTTAAACTGAATTTCAATGAATGTTTATTAATACTTTTATTAAATAGCCTTCTGTCTCAACAAGTTCACTCTTATACCTATTTTGATACAAATGGCTTTTCCTTTCACATTTATTGCTATTCCAACTAGCATACCTTACTACCATACCTTTGATGCTCGTTGCTAGTTTTTCATTTTCTTTAATTAATATATGTAATATATGCACATGATTATCCATAAGACAATAACCATAGACTTTAAATTTTCCAGATTCTTTAGCTTTCATAGGAACTTTTTTAAAGTATTCTTTATCCTCATCATCTAGAAAAACATCTCACTTATTTATACTCCTTAGCACAAGACATTCGAAACGTCCCCCTGTCTACCTTAGAATTATTTTCTATGTCTGCATCTACATAGTGGGTTGGAATATTCATATCGTTTAATTTTTCAAAGAAAAATTTTGTAAGCCTTAGTCCAGCCTTTCCTGCTCCTTCTATACTTAAGCCAACTGTATTGGCTCCTGGGTCAAATACTCCATCTGTTCCCGTTACATCATCTTTAAATTTTAATAAGTAATTTCCATTTTCTAATTTGTATACATCTTTAGTTTTTCCTCTATATACTAAGTCCATTATATTTACTCCTTTTCTAATAGATTTCTATTAATAATAATATATATTATATGTAATTGTTTGTAAATATAAACAAGCCAGAAATAATTCTGGCTTGTTTTCTATGCGCTTGCTTCTTTTTGTCCTTTTATTTTTACTAGGAAGAAGGCTATAGCTCCTATTGCTGCAATTAATCCTATTGGATAAGCAATAGTAGTTGGTAGTCTAAATCCTTCTGGTGCTTGGGCTAGATAAGTTATAGATACTGCAGTCATGAAAGTCGCTGGAACACTGGCTATCCAGTGGTTCTTACCATGCTTAACTAGGTATGCAGCTCCTGCCCAAAGAGCTATCATGGCTAAGGTTTGATTAGACCATGCGAAATATCTCCAAACTATATTGAAATCTATTCTTGTTAAACCAAATCCTACTACAAATAGAGGAAGGGCCAATGTTAATCTCTTCTTTATAGGTCCTTGATCATACTTCATAGCGTCTGCTATGGTAAGTCTTGCTGATCTGAAAGCAGTATCTCCTGAAGTAATAGGACATACTATAACTCCTAGCATAGCTAATACTCCACCTATAGGTCCTAATAGTTCAATAGAAATCTTGTTAACTACTCCACCTGCTCCACCTAAGCTACCAAAAGCTTCTTGTAAGCCTGTAGTTCCATTGAAGAAGGCCATGGCTGCTGCAGCCCAGATCATAGCTATGATACCTTCTGCTATCATGGAACCGTAGAATACTCTTCTACCATAGCTTTCCTTAGTTAAACATCTTGCCATCATTGGTGATTGGGTAGCATGGAAGCCAGAAATAGCACCACAAGCTATTGTTGTAAATAGAATTGCCCAGATTGGTAATCCTCCAGGATGTAGATTTGATAATGTAAAGGCTGGTAATTGGTAACCATCTATTATTAATTTGCCACCTATACCTACACCCATTATTAGTAAAGCTGAACCAAATAATGGATATATTCTACCTATTATCTTGTCTATTGGTAATATAGTTGCTAAGAAATAATATGCAAGTATGATGCCTAACCATACATTTACACTAGCTACTCCAAATAGTTTCAAGTTTGCCAATAGTCCTGCAGGCCCTTGCATAAATACGGTACCTACTAAAACAAGTAATATAACGGAAAAGACTCTCATTACTTTCCTTGCACCTTCTCCTAAGTAGATACCTACTATTTCAGATATACTTTGTCCATCGTGCCTTAGGGAAAGCATACCTGATAAATAGTCATGAACTCCACCTGCAAATATGGATCCTAAGGCAATCCATATAAAGGCTACTGGTCCAAATAGAGCCCCTTGAACAGCACCAAATATAGGCCCTAATCCTGCTATGTTAAGGAATTGGATTAGGAAGATTTTTGGCCAGCTCATTGGAACGAAGTCAACACCATCTTCTAATCTTGTCGCTGGTGTTTCTATGCTGTCGTCTGCCCCAAAGGTTTTGTCTACTATTTTTCCGTAAACAAAGTAACCCACTATAAGTACAATAATTCCGATAATAAATTGAGTCATAAAAAAACCTCCTTTATATATATTCACCTTAATTCTATATTAAAATGAATATATACATGAAGGTTTTTGGATAAGATGTATAATTTCATACCTGAAATGCATTTAATAGAGATATCTTGCATTTATTCTATATTCATTATCTCCCTAAATTTTTTAGAACAAGACCTGCTTACAGGAATGGTATCCTTAACAGATTTTAAATTGATGTTATAGGTAGAATGAAACCATGGCTCTATAGATTCAATGTATTTTAAATTTACTATATAAGACTTATGAGACCTAAAGAAAGTATGAGGGTCCAACTTATCCATTAAATCATTTAAGGTATAATTGGTTTCAAATTTTCCCTTATTAGTAAAGATTACCGTATTTTTGTCTTCTATAGTTGCATAGATAATATCCTCAGTTTCAATGGGTATAAGCTTATTATTATGGTATACAGAAATCCAGGGAGTGGAAGACTTAGTTGAACTCATATCTTTAATTAGTCGACTTAATTTATCATAGCTTAAGCCTTCCCTGTCTTCTTTCATAGATATTATTTTTTGAATTGTCCTTTTCAGCCTATCTTCACATATGGGCTTTAGGAGATAATCTATGGCATTTACTTCAAAGGCCTCTAGGGCAAATTGATCATAGGCTGTAACAAAGATTACCATTAAATTATAATTTTTATCCAACAGCTTCTTAGCCACTTCTATTCCACTCATTTGAGGCATCTGAATATCTAAAAATACCACATCAGGCTTTAATTTTTCTATTAATTCCAAAGCCTCCATGCCATGAGAAGCTTCACCTATTACTTCCACGCTACCTATTTCTTTTAGAATATATAAAATTTCTTCACGGGCTGGCTGTTCATCGTCTACTATTAAGCATTTTAACATATAATTCCCCCCTTTAATATTTAGGAATTACCATAGTTGCAATAGTCCCCCTGTCAACTTCTGATTCTAGCCTTAATCCATATTCTGAGCCATATTTATTTATTAATCTTTCATTTACATTTTTAAGCCCAATGCCTTCCTTTGTACATCCATCCTCAAATAAACATTCTAATTTATCCCTAGGTATACCAACTCCATTATCCCTTACTATAAGCTCAGTTCCTATTCCATTTTCCCTAGCTATTATCTCTACCTTGCCTCCCTCTATTTTTCCTAAGACTCCATGTTTAATGGCATTTTCCACTAGGGGTTGTAGAATTAATGGAGGCAATTTACAGTCTATGCCTTCCTCTATATCAAATTCTATTTCTAACTTATCTCCAAATCTAGCCTTTTCAATTTCTATATAGGAATTAATATGCTCTATTTCCTGATATAGGTCTACTTCATCTATATTTTGATCAAAATTCTTTCTGAAGTAATGTCCCAAATGTAATAGTAACTTTCTAGCTTCATCTGGCTTTGTCCTAGTTAGATTTACTATTGTATTGATGGCATTAAAGAGAAAATGGGGGTTTATTTGAGCTTGTAAAGCTTTTAATTCAGACCTAGCCAATAATTCTCTCTGATAGTCAATTTTGCTAAGTTCTATCTGAGTTGAAAAAATTTGTGCTAGGCCAAGGGCTAATTCTGTTTCCACCTTAGTTATTGAATTTTCTTTGCTTTTATATAATTTTAATGTTCCTATAATCTTGTCTTCTTCTTTAATAGGTACAATAATAGCTGATTTTAAAGGACAATAATGAAAGTCACAGCCTATTTCTTCCTCGGTATTAGCTACTATATATTTTTTACTTTGCAGGGCCTCTCTAGTAAGATTAGTCTTTATAATACTACCAGGTAAATGATGGTCTTCTCCAATACCAACATGGGCTAGTATTTGTTCTGTATCTGTAAAGGCTACAGCCTCAATATTTGTCATAATCTTAATTATATGGGCAGTATCCCTAGCAGTATCTTCATTGAAGCCCTTTCTAAAATATGCTAAGGTCCTATCTGCAATCTTAAGGGCTAGCTGGGCTTGATATACTGCTTCATTCTCAATCTCCTTAAAAATACTATCCGTAATAGCCATAAATACTGCAATCCCTATGCCATTGGCAACAATCATTGGAATTCCAATAACCTTAACTAATTCTACAGCTGCTGGAAAGGGTTTAGCTACCAATAAGATTATTATCATCTGAATTACTTCTGCAAAGGCCCCACTTATTAGGGCAAAGCTAATTTTATAAGGGCTATTTTCAAACTTTCTCTTTAATAGGCCAGCCATAACCCCTTCAGTTAATGTAGACAAACTACAGGCTAAAGCAGTAAATCCTCCAATATCTATAAGAAATCTATGTCCACCTGCTATAATACCAGATAGAAAACCTACTAAGGGTCCACCTAATAGCCCACCAACAAAAACTCCTATAACTCTAGAGTTAACTATGGCTCCCTGGAGATGAATCCCAGTATAAGTACCTATTATGCCTATAAGGCCGAAGATTATAGATAAAAATATATTATCTTGAAGATTTATATTTCTCTTAGATACTAATTTCCTAAATAAGCCAACTTTAGAAAGAAACAAGGCTAAAACTAAGATAATTCCTACCCTACTTGCTAAGTTTTTAAGTACTATAACTAGCAAAGCCAACACCTCTTTATATTCATATCTTTGACTTAAGTATACCATATTTAGATAAATTTTTAGTAAAAAAGTTGAGTGAAGACACTCAACTTTTATTCTAATTCATCTGTTAATTTAATTATCTCATCTATTATGTTTCCAATATGGTCTATAGTATTTAATAAAGGCTTATCTGTAGTAATATCTACCCCTGCCATTTGTGCCAATTCTACTGGAGTTTTTGTACCTCCTGCCTTTAGGACTTCCTTCCAATCATCTAAGGCCTTTTGTCCTTCAGTTAAGACTCTTTTGCTTACTTCTGTAGCAATTGTCAAGCCTGCACTGTAGGTATATGGATATAGACCCATATAATAATGGGGCTGCCTCATCCAGGTTAATTCTGCACCTTCATTAATCTTTACTGTATCACCCCAGAATTTCTCCAGAGTCTCCCTTTTTAATTTATTTAATGTAGCAGCTTGAACACTACCACCTTCATCTATTATCTTATATACTTCTCTTTGGAAATGTGCTTCTAATAAATGGGTTACAAAGTTATGATAATAGGTACGGGATATAATGGAGGATAGTACCCATC
This window harbors:
- a CDS encoding sodium ion-translocating decarboxylase subunit beta, which produces MEQLTMGIKSLELANVGMFIVGGILIYLAIKKDFEPMLLLPIGFGAILTNLPVIEGVPSIAGPEGVLGILKSAGITTELFPALIFIAVGAMIDFEPLLKMPSMLFFGAAAQFGIFMTLLFALGLGFDINDAAAIGIIGAADGPTSIFVANKFSPKYFGAISVAAYSYMALVPLIQPPVIKLLTTKKERMIRMEYRDVKVSKTVKILFPILVTIIAGIIAPISVTLVGLLMFGNLIRESGVLERLSKSAQNELANLVTLLLGITIGSTMHASEFLRKETLMILALGLFAFVFDTAGGVLFAKFLNLFVKKKYNPMVGAAGISAFPMSARVIQRLAKEEDPTNFVLMQAVSANVAGQIGSIIAGSVIVALLSRGGF
- a CDS encoding manganese efflux pump, which encodes MHFYNLVIIAAALGLDAFSIAFSIGLNKKTNRRKALVIIVVFGFFQFLFVTMGGCFGGLFKMYIFHLSSRLGGIIVFLVGILMFKEGLSKEERLDNFNFIIIVLLGMCVSIDALVIGFTLFSDFNIETLIVKNSSVVGLICSLLTAIGLIISRKARKNFFLNEYATLFGGIILMLFGIKMAIC
- a CDS encoding alpha/beta-type small acid-soluble spore protein; this encodes MANNNNNNRIVVPEARQALNQMKTEIANELGLSNYEAQDKGNLSSRQNGYVGGYMTKRLVEMAQRNMSGR
- a CDS encoding ferritin, which translates into the protein MLSEKLAKALNDQMNFEYLSAHYYLAMAAYFEDQDLSGFGHFFIVQAEEERFHAMKFYNFINEMDERATIQAISEPQNQFKSYIDVFETALAHEKEVTKRIYNLMDMATEEREHATMSFLKWFIDEQVEEESSMKNIIKRLQRIGNDNHALYALDQELAARVFTPPAE
- a CDS encoding L,D-transpeptidase family protein; this translates as MSKRNIRVIIGFLCILAVLLIGDFIITNMNTSSTKYKGAKLVETYNEIDDLRKRNLSILIEIDSKLLYLIDTDTNEVVKKYVVATGKKESPTPIGSFKIVHKGMWGEGFGTRWLGLNVPWGTYGIHGTTKPQSIGFNASAGCIRMNNRDVEELYSIVKLGTSIAIVGGPYGPFNHGFRVLMHGDRGADVQEVQKRLRQLGYYHGAIDGIFGNGLRSAILKFYADNKLPKNDRVELWTYERLNIVLMD
- a CDS encoding carbon starvation protein A, giving the protein MTQFIIGIIVLIVGYFVYGKIVDKTFGADDSIETPATRLEDGVDFVPMSWPKIFLIQFLNIAGLGPIFGAVQGALFGPVAFIWIALGSIFAGGVHDYLSGMLSLRHDGQSISEIVGIYLGEGARKVMRVFSVILLVLVGTVFMQGPAGLLANLKLFGVASVNVWLGIILAYYFLATILPIDKIIGRIYPLFGSALLIMGVGIGGKLIIDGYQLPAFTLSNLHPGGLPIWAILFTTIACGAISGFHATQSPMMARCLTKESYGRRVFYGSMIAEGIIAMIWAAAAMAFFNGTTGLQEAFGSLGGAGGVVNKISIELLGPIGGVLAMLGVIVCPITSGDTAFRSARLTIADAMKYDQGPIKKRLTLALPLFVVGFGLTRIDFNIVWRYFAWSNQTLAMIALWAGAAYLVKHGKNHWIASVPATFMTAVSITYLAQAPEGFRLPTTIAYPIGLIAAIGAIAFFLVKIKGQKEASA
- a CDS encoding LytTR family DNA-binding domain-containing protein, encoding MLKCLIVDDEQPAREEILYILKEIGSVEVIGEASHGMEALELIEKLKPDVVFLDIQMPQMSGIEVAKKLLDKNYNLMVIFVTAYDQFALEAFEVNAIDYLLKPICEDRLKRTIQKIISMKEDREGLSYDKLSRLIKDMSSTKSSTPWISVYHNNKLIPIETEDIIYATIEDKNTVIFTNKGKFETNYTLNDLMDKLDPHTFFRSHKSYIVNLKYIESIEPWFHSTYNINLKSVKDTIPVSRSCSKKFREIMNIE
- a CDS encoding sensor histidine kinase, with product MLVIVLKNLASRVGIILVLALFLSKVGLFRKLVSKRNINLQDNIFLSIIFGLIGIIGTYTGIHLQGAIVNSRVIGVFVGGLLGGPLVGFLSGIIAGGHRFLIDIGGFTALACSLSTLTEGVMAGLLKRKFENSPYKISFALISGAFAEVIQMIIILLVAKPFPAAVELVKVIGIPMIVANGIGIAVFMAITDSIFKEIENEAVYQAQLALKIADRTLAYFRKGFNEDTARDTAHIIKIMTNIEAVAFTDTEQILAHVGIGEDHHLPGSIIKTNLTREALQSKKYIVANTEEEIGCDFHYCPLKSAIIVPIKEEDKIIGTLKLYKSKENSITKVETELALGLAQIFSTQIELSKIDYQRELLARSELKALQAQINPHFLFNAINTIVNLTRTKPDEARKLLLHLGHYFRKNFDQNIDEVDLYQEIEHINSYIEIEKARFGDKLEIEFDIEEGIDCKLPPLILQPLVENAIKHGVLGKIEGGKVEIIARENGIGTELIVRDNGVGIPRDKLECLFEDGCTKEGIGLKNVNERLINKYGSEYGLRLESEVDRGTIATMVIPKY